Proteins encoded by one window of Carassius auratus strain Wakin unplaced genomic scaffold, ASM336829v1 scaf_tig00215724, whole genome shotgun sequence:
- the LOC113095447 gene encoding coiled-coil-helix-coiled-coil-helix domain-containing protein 5-like yields MEAALAITTKYCQKELDEYGGCVVSHPASWQEKCVELKLRVAQCTSSHPVIRKIRGDCAGEFSVFERCLRENPSSAEACQPHLTRFLTCVETVDLSGIANAEPQPT; encoded by the exons AT GGAGGCAGCATTGGCCATCACGACCAAATACTGCCAGAAGGAGCTGGATGAATACGGTGGATGTGTTGTCTCCCATCCAGCATCATGGCAAGAGAAGTGTGTAGAGCTGAAGCTGAGGGTGGCACAGTGCACTTCATCACA TCCAGTGATCAGAAAGATCCGAGGTGACTGTGCTGGTGAGTTTTCAGTGTTTGAGCGCTGTCTGCGGGAGAACCCGAGCTCTGCTGAAGCGTGTCAACCTCACCTTACACGTTTCCTCACCTGTGTTGAGACCGTCGACCTTTCAGGAATTG CGAATGCTGAGCCGCAGCCCACATAG